A single window of Gossypium hirsutum isolate 1008001.06 chromosome A10, Gossypium_hirsutum_v2.1, whole genome shotgun sequence DNA harbors:
- the LOC107896434 gene encoding flavonol sulfotransferase-like translates to MALNLSTTCESCKDENGSPPPPSFKEIISTHPTENGWKVFQHLCFYQGFWCFPLHLKGAMFAQHHFKAQATDVFLCSAPKTGNTWLKALSVAIVTRNDNSNNNLLLNKVPHECIMFLEKDLIKNPTAQSDEGRLPLVATHLPYTALPKSILHSGCKMVYICRDPKDAFVSLWHFARGIKINNNPDLPIDVAFELYSQGKSNFGPYWDHVLGYWKASQENPEKVHFMRYENLLTDTISEVKRLAECLGYPFSFEEEKQGSVEKLVNLCSLQNLSSLEINKNGKYGDAERGINNNVYFRKGKIGDWMNYLTPEMGEKLDNIMEEKLSGSGFTFREPN, encoded by the coding sequence ATGGCGCTCAACCTCTCTACTACCTGTGAAAGCTGTAAGGATGAAAATGGCAGTCCACCACCACCATCATTCAAAGAGATCATCTCCACTCATCCTACAGAAAATGGGTGGAAAGTTTTCCAGCATCTTTGTTTCTACCAAGGTTTTTGGTGCTTCCCTCTTCACCTCAAAGGAGCCATGTTTGCTCAACACCATTTCAAGGCTCAAGCTACTGATGTTTTCTTGTGTAGTGCTCCCAAGACGGGAAACACTTGGCTTAAGGCCCTCAGTGTCGCAATCGTCACTAGAAATGATAACTCCAACAACAACCTCTTGCTTAACAAGGTCCCCCATGAGTGCATCATGTTCTTGGAAAAGGATCTCATCAAGAATCCAACTGCTCAATCCGATGAAGGCAGGCTCCCTCTTGTGGCCACTCACCTGCCTTACACTGCTTTGCCTAAATCCATCCTCCATTCAGGTTGTAAAATGGTCTATATTTGCAGGGATCCTAAAGATGCATTTGTTTCCTTGTGGCACTTTGCAAGGGGTATAAAAATCAACAACAACCCTGATCTCCCCATTGATGTTGCCTTTGAGTTGTATTCCCAAGGAAAATCAAATTTCGGTCCTTATTGGGACCATGTTTTGGGGTACTGGAAAGCAAGCCAAGAAAACCCAGAAAAGGTCCATTTCATGAGATATGAAAATCTATTGACAGACACCATTTCTGAGGTGAAAAGGTTGGCTGAGTGCTTGGGGTACCCTTTCTCCTTCGAGGAAGAAAAACAAGGGTCAGTGGAGAAACTTGTCAACTTATGCAGCTTACAAAATCTGAGCAGCTTGGAGATCAACAAGAATGGGAAATATGGAGATGCTGAAAGGGGAATTAATAACAATGTTTACTTCCGAAAAGGGAAGATCGGGGACTGGATGAACTATCTCACCCCTGAGATGGGAGAGAAACTGGACAACATCATGGAAGAAAAGCTAAGTGGGTCAGGG